A single genomic interval of Trachemys scripta elegans isolate TJP31775 chromosome 3, CAS_Tse_1.0, whole genome shotgun sequence harbors:
- the IMP3 gene encoding U3 small nucleolar ribonucleoprotein protein IMP3, whose translation MVRKLKFHEQKLLKRLDLVSWEAASGNLAELRVLRRYRLQRREDYTRYNQLSRAVRELARRIRDLGEADAAFRARCTAALLEKLYGLGLVSSKHSLEQCDRVSASSFCRRRLPCLLLRLRMAQKLRDAITFIEQGHVRVGPEVVTDPACLVTRAMEDFITWTDSSRIRQHVLNYNQERDDFDLAC comes from the coding sequence ATGGTGCGGAAGCTGAAGTTCCACGAGCAGAAGCTGCTGAAGCGGCTGGACCTGGTGAGCTGGGAAGCGGCCTCGGGGAACCTGGCCGAGCTGCGGGTGCTGCGGCGCTACCGCCTGCAGCGCCGGGAGGACTACACCCGCTACAACCAGCTGAGCCGGGCCGTGCGGGAGCTGGCGCGCCGCATCCGCGACCTGGGCGAGGCCGACGCTGCCTTCCGGGCCCGCTGCACGGCCGCGCTGCTGGAGAAGCTCTACGGGCTGGGGCTGGTGAGCTCCAAGCACTCGCTGGAGCAGTGCGACCGGGTCTCGGCCAGCTCCTTCTGCCGCCGCCGCCTGCCCTGCCTGCTGCTCCGGCTCCGCATGGCCCAGAAGCTGCGCGACGCCATCACCTTCATCGAGCAGGGACACGTGCGGGTGGGGCCCGAGGTGGTGACCGACCCCGCCTGCCTGGTGACCCGGGCCATGGAGGATTTCATCACCTGGACCGACTCGTCCCGCATCCGCCAGCACGTGCTGAACTACAACCAGGAGAGGGATGACTTCGACCTGGCCTGCTAG